gctaagaccatctagtggtggagattgattgctttatttttaagaagacttagattgaatcttaaatcaagttttcatctaacggtgaatattgaatgctttattaccaagctatcttagctttgattgaaaacaaccctgatttgaaatactatataagggagaactctagcaatgggaaaacctaatccccatacttatgtgtgttcctagttgcgtactagagtcgattctcctttaacctatgtttttccaaaaccattataggttaacgacataaagacttcattcggattcgtgaagccggatccaactattttctctgtagttgcgtattctgatcttacttgttctatcctattgagttttatcttctttaagatttactcgagatttatggatTCATAATCAAGTCAACTCCTAGAAGTTGACGGTTGTACTAGTTAGCCTAGTGATAGCCTTGTAAGAACACTTCACAGAGAAGGTGCCAGATTTGGTATGTGGAAAACTCAATCTATCTTTGCCTGACATTGGGATTCTAGTATTTAGAATTAAACAATCAGATCATGGTTCCAGTGTCTAGTGTTAGCGTCTAGGAAGTTACTCAATGTGTGATCTGGGTTAAGATAACTAATGTACAAAGAGATTGAGGCACATTTTGAATCCATTTATTTCTATATGCTTTGAACTTGACGCCTTTTTTTTTAAACTTCTCATATATAATGATTTTCGATAATTTTAAGATCAATTCAAATACTTTTCCAAACCCATGAAGagtttttggattttttataGCGAAGAAGGTGATAATCTTAGAAATATATTTACATTTCAAAACAAGGACCCGTGGTCCATCAGGTGAATGAACCATGTTTAAAGAAACTTTAATCAATTAAGCTTTATTGTCTTTTTTTAGGATTTTGAAACTTAAACCCCCTTATGATTCATGGGAGAAGACTTTACTCCATTTGGTTAAGATATATCCCACCTGAACTACTTTTCCCTCACCAGAAATCTctttagttttgctccatttttGAATTATACTATCTGGGATAAGAAAAGAGTTCATATAGTATATAAGAGAGTTATTGAGAACATTTTGGACCATAACATATTTCCCAGCTTGGTCAACTTTTTACTTTTCCAATTAGCCACTTCTCTATCAAAATTGTCAACAAGATGagaaaaacctgatttttttAGATATTTCAATAAACAAAAGAATCCATAAGTATTTATCGTTTAGGACTACCTTCTTAACATTGGAGGATTTAatcaaagaaacacaaatatcatGATGAACATTCTTACTAAATTAGTATTATGATTTGTGTAGGTTTATAACTTGTCAGAGATGTTGCTGAAATCTCCAATGAGGAATATAAGATTATTAGCTTCTTGATGAGTATCCTTTGTAAATACAAGTCAAACATTAACAAACAAAGGATGTGAAATTCAAGGAGCATCTTTTGTTACTTGAAAACCATGAACGAGTTGGTTGTTTCAACATGAAGAATGTATCTTGAAAAGCCTTCATGCGAAGAATGAAGAGATAATGAAAAAGAGGATCCCATTTTATCAAACCTCTGGAAAGTTTATATATTTTGCATGGGTAGCTATTGCGCGTGATAGACATGCTAGTTGCACTAATGCAACAACcattattgaattttttttttgtatattctCGACTAAAATCACCACAACCAAAATAAGACTATGGATCAGTTTATCAAAGACCTTAGACATATCAAGTAATTATCTTttttactctttttctttagagcaagtcttatggtggaatccatccatcttccatcttccacgccaccccagcatttggaactgtggatggaagcacAAGTGTAAtgatggaatagtagaaacgctgttCTTAATGGAACTAAAagaacgcaattaagaatgaagctaaaaaaacgcaattaagaatggatcttttttttttcagccgttagatttcaacaactcattttaaatctatggataaaaaaaaaacgcaattaagaatggagctaaaaaaacgcaattaagaattgagctttttttttcagccgttagatttgaacaactcattttaaatctacggataaaaaaaaacgcaattcttaattgcgtttttttagctccattcttaattgcgtttaacgctattcttattggcgttcagatggattccacgaacccttccacgaaaccttggaaccttgcttggattttttgtggaagaTCCCAACTtgaaagccactagacttgacattccatagtttttccacacttggaatagtttggattccaccataagacttgctcttatggAATGAACGAGCTCATcagaaataactatattatcctGAATATATCTCCTAGGTACATAGGCATTTCGAAAAGAGTCGCCTAGCATTGATTTCGTCTTGTTGACTATTATTTTTGAGATAACTTTGTAACTAGTGTTGTATAGGCTGATGGGCCCAAATGAAGATGTGTCGCCTGAGCCCGCCCAATATATTTTTGACATTTGTCTAAccatattaacactaactaaccTCACAAATTCGTTCCATACACAAATTATTTCCATACATCACCGTATCAAATTAggttggaaaataagaaaaataactttACTCGTGTTCTTACCCCTTCGGCCTTTAACTAACTGGATcgaaataataaatttttttagaTAAAAAGATTGAGACAATTATATCTTCTTGTCCTCATCggttaaaagaaaaatcaaacaaaagCTTAAGTAAGATCTCTGCTCTTACTGATTGGAAATTGTTTGCATTTTATAACTAGGTCTGTTTTAcgtttgatgaagaagaaaataatcaCTGTGTGGATTTAATCCTTAGGCTCGAAagattatttttaattaataaacATGCTAGATGAGGTTCTTCATAATAAGGATCTTAAATTACAATTTTTTGCTTATTTAGAAGATGCACAAATCAATATACACGGAGAAATAAAAGATCACTGATTAAATCAACTGCAATCAGAACAAACGTAGGAAGAAAATTTACGAAACAAAAAGAATTAAAGTGGTTTTTGGGCATAAGAAAAAGACTCGTGTTTTTATCAAGACCGGTGCTCTCTAATTTTTTGGGCATACGAGTCTTTTTGAACCTATGACAAAGCTGTAATTCCCTTGATTAAaaattatcttttttctttttgggttgTTGTCATTCCTTCTTTTTGATTGTCATTCACTTGCTGGCAATGGATGTTATTATTTTCGCAGTTGTCCGGGGCCATGCATGACATAAATATACTTCCCTATCAAGTTTTTCATTTTACTACTATCATTAATTTCATCTCTTGTCTCCGCTTATATAAATGGCACTATCATCCATAACCTCCTTTTCCttccaaaaaaagaagaaaatcaaaatcaaaatcaaaatccttcATTTTCACATACTTGGAATTAAGATAATTAGATATAATGGCAAGAGTCTTCCGCATTGAGCTTGAACTAGCGGCCAGTACTGTCATGAGTTTCACCTTGCTGCTAATCATTTTCTCTCGAGCATTTGCCCAAATCTCACCGGAAGATTATCTAGCTCCACACAATGCAGCTCGAGCTAACGTTAATGTTGAACCCATGATATGGGACGATAATGTTGCAGCATACGCCAGTGAGTACGCTAACCAGAGAGCCTGGGATTGCAATCTTGTTCATTCTACTGGTCCATATGGTGAGAACCTTGCAAAGAATGATTACACAGATCTATCCGTAGGAGATGCCGTTAACATGTGGGTGTCCGAGATGAGTAATTATGACTACCAATCAAACTCGTGCCAAGGAGGGCAGTGTTTGCACTACACACAGGTGGTTTGGTCTGACAGTGTTCGTCTAGGGTGTGCGAGTGTAGCTTGTGGTGCTGGTGGTACCTTTGTCATTTGCAGCTATGATCCTCAAGGCAACTGGGTCGGGCAACGTCCTTACTAAACAAATGGCACGACAAATATGTAATCgtcatttgatttgatgagaggatttttctttatttatgaaaaacaaaatatgagcaatattcatttttattactccctccgttcctttttaataggctggtttctataaataaatgttttaaAAAAATTGGCTGGTTTTTTAATTGGGAAAAtaaaatgttactttaattttctgggaccacttttctcttaacttcttatgatgacaagtgttatgtggaccatttcactttacttcttttgttgaaaagtgtcatggggaccatttcatttcacttcacttcttttattaacaagtgtcatgaggaccattttcaatgattagttttcttaattttatttaaatttttctaaaaataaaaccaaCTTATTAAAAAAGAATACTAAGTTCTAAAATACTAACGTGTTCAAAATTTTGTTCAAATTATTTTTATTAACAATACTAAGTTCTTATATACTTGTACATTTTTCGCATCCACGTGTGCTGAACCCACAAGGCCACAAGATTCGTGTACCATATACCCTCCCATGTTGATAATGCTGTTGCCTTCATTATTGGCACATTAAATTACTGCTATCTACCAGACAGTTGTATAAAATGATGTGACAATTCCTTCTGATCATAACTATGAAAAAAGCACCTCCAAATGGAATATCCAGAAAATGTCGGTTGCTGCTCCAAAGAGCTAACCAGTGATCAAACGAGTTAAGCATAAGAGAGGAAGGGCCATTGCCCATTCTGTAATCATGGAAATGAAACCCTGAGACAACTATTTTTAGCTACATAAACTTTGAGCGGGGCAAGGACGTCGGTCCATCCTCTATTACTAGGTGGCTCCCCCATTGTACATGGAGTTAATATTTTTGTCGCCCAAGGGGCCTGCATTTACAAACATGGCAGCTGAAAACTGCTTCTTGTGACAATGATATACTATATCATAAGTCCTACATAAATGGTGcgtagaactattcacaatggTGCATTCAAGTTCATTTTCATCCTTCGTAAATGCTACTTTTTCATGAATGAACTTCATACTTGGAGGAACAAGTTTCCCAAGGGGCTGCTATCTGCTCTTCTCTGCTGAATTCGTAATAAACAATCCCTCTATCTTTCTCGTCTTTAATTCTTAGCATGTCAAGTGATGGTAACAATCTGAGGCTTATCTCTTTTGGATTTCCTGGTTCCAAATCATTCAAAGGTAATCTTACTATCCCGAATCGCTCATCTCGCGCAACATTCTTGTCATAAACCTCAAGGATAAGCCATTGTGTTTCTCTGTCTTCAACAATCAACTCAAAGGTTTGATTCCACACAGGATTGCGGTTGTTGGAGATGGCCTTTGTCTTAACCTTGAATAGAGGCCGAATGTACACAACTGCATAAGGATCAAATACACCAATCCAGTCTACATTCTTCAGGTCATTGGCGTTGAGTACGGTTACTGAGAGCTTCCCCTGCGGTTCAAGTTCCAAGTCACTTGTATCGACAGGCATACCGCCAATTGGAATGACAATCCTATGGGGCCACTGAAGCATGTCTGTGACGATTGTATTTATAGTACAGTCGATCATAGCTGAAAGTCCAGGTATTGCTGCTAGATTCCCTCCAAGTGCCTTCAATTTGTAGTCAATCTTAGGATTTGGCTCGGAGAGTAATGCAACAGCCACAGCAGAAATGCAGGGTATATCTTCGGTGAGCTGAAAGATGACACAAATAACGGTGAAAACCCGAAGATCCTTTAATTCTCTGGATATTGAAGGGGCAAGTGCTGCTTCAATGGCAAGAATGATGCTTAAGTCGCCAATATACTGGAAGTCAATGTCCATTGTTATTTGACCTTTGTTAAGGCTCTGAACACGAATGCCTCCGATTCTTGGTGCGACATGCCCAAGCCACAGATTACTGAATTTCATAGAAGTGATCCCTGGAGGGAGATATTTTTCGGGTAATCGTTCAACAGAAACTGAAGGAGTTCAGGACTTTTCTTTTGGATAAAGAAGTCAAAGGGGCACGTCCATTACTTGCACCTACCAAACAAACgaccttttcttttctcttctgttCTGAAgcaggacttttctttttggtatGTGCAGgtgatatttttgtttttgacacATGCTTATTACATCAAAGTTAGAGTCCATCTGCTTGGGCAATTAAGTGGCAAgtgagaataaaaagaaaaaaacaagtaGGACCTGTAGGTAAGAAATCCATTTGACTGTTCAATCCAGGGAGTTGACTTTCGACCTTTGGTATTGAAAATCTTTAGTAAAAGGGAGTAGCAGTCAACGGATGCACTCATAGAATGGGTATTTGTTGAACTTCACCAATTACATCGATAAGTAAACGTTTGGTTGATTTGTTTTATTAACAATGCATTAGTTTTTTTTTGTCGCATGCTATATCAGCTGCCTAGACATCATGCATAGTATTAGAAGGTCATCATATCCCTTTGACGTGATGTTTTTAGAAGGTCATCATAGTATTTGAAGGGGATATGGGGTATCTAAATTAGCTAAAAGTAGCAAGTTACTCTCATTACTAAAACTCGGTTCTAAACCTTATCCTTataaatttgaaacatattcaaaTCTTTTCAAAACTAAAACTCATTCAAATTATTTACATCacaaattaaaatcaaaacttaaCTACATTAATCGATGTAAAGTAAAATTTCATTATTCTTTTTAAATGAAATCTCGAACTAAAAATCGTTGACTACATACTCTTAATTATACCTGTGACTGGTTTAtccattcaaaattcaaaatcacaACGATTCTCAATTTTTTGTGTTTAAACACAATCGATCGATGTTCATATCCGCATTGACCGATTTGGTTATACTCGGTCGATGTTAATGACCACGTAGAACGATTGTTCTTGATGTTCTTCATGGTTGAAGAACATCAAACCCAGAATCGGTCGATGTGGACATTCATATAGACCAATTATGGTAAAAAAGATGCCCAATTTTTCTTGATTTAAGAGTATGGTATGCAAAGATGGAAGCTTTGGATCCAAAACCAATTAGAACTTGTACAAACCCTGAATTTTTGATATCTATGTCATAGAGAATGAAAATGCGAGTTCaaggaaaaaagaatgaggtcgttCCAACATCAGACGAAAAAATAATGAGCAAAATAGTTGTAGAAGTGCGCATATTCACAATCGGTTTATAAAGGCATATATGTAAACCGATTGTAGCAcaaaaaatttacaagaaaattcttgaattttatttttttacgaTCGGTACACGGGTACTATATCCACCGATTGTTGACGTATTTTTATGACAACAATCATCATTTTTGGGTTTCTCTTTTATACAATCGGCACTTGTGGAGGATCTTATTAACCGATTGTGGCCAATCGGTCATAGGAGTTAAAAAACACATGCCGATTCTAGGTTGATTTTCTTGATGGatcaagaacatcaaaaaaaatcaaaattttcatgtTTTGATGATCAACCAACACTAGTTAATTTCACAATCGGTCTATGTTCTAAGTCTTATACACCGATTCTTAGTATTCTTCGTGAATGAAGAACATCAACTTGGAATCGGTCTACAATTGCATGAACATCCACTGATTTTCAGTTGATGTTCTTCATGGATCAAAAACAAGCGATCTACGAGTGCATGAACATCCACCAATTATAGGTTGatgtttttccaacttttttttattttttttatgttctgATGATGGATTAACATCAGTTGATTTATAGAATAacaagattaaatatcaattatcactcgaattaacactaattaattagGGGTAAATAAGATATTAAGGAGAATAGTTGGATAAGGGTTTCTTTATTTTACTTCATAAGGACCCGTTTTTGTCATCTAATGATATGCCCCAAATAAACTTTATAGGCCCCAAACTAGCTAGGTCAATTATGAGGTTTAACGTTTCAATTTTTCAGAACATATCCACATAAAATCCCCCTAAAACACATTCCTTCACGACtaattatttttcctttcaaacTAAAACTCGTCGAAAACCGCTTATTGATTAGATTCGTTACACTTTTTAGCGTAAACTTTGTTCAACTAGTGTCTAAAAATAGAAAATCAGAATAATAGGTGTGGGGGCTTAAGAAGGTTTTTGTGGCTAAGCATATTTGGAATTTGGAGCTGGTAGTATTTGGGAGCTCTTATATTGTTGGGAGAATACGATACCATTGTTCTTACAAGATCGACGAGGCTTCGAACAAAACAACTCGGTCACCGAGGACCATGACTCCAGATGGAATACAAGATACAATTAAAAATCCATTGCATGTGATGTTGTTGCACGCTTACATGTATAACGATGCAAAACATAGATGTATGAAAGTATATCAAGTTCAAAACAATTTATCTAATTGGAACATATTAGAGACACAATGATTATAGACTCATACAGGGTATACCTTTCCGAGAAGTTATTGTACAAATCAAAATACTACTGAGGTTTTTTTTTGCTGTGTAGGTCTCTCAATGATAGTCCACACATTACACGAAGAGAGGGACTCTCCAGAAAGTGACTTAACCATTATAGAGGATGAGATTGTAATTATGGTGTCTCCAATGTATTTCGGTCCTATCGAACAATTATCTATTGAACTTGATGTACTTTAATACATCAAAAATATTTTACATGATTTATACGAGTGAGCAACAACCTCCCTATTCATTTAGGGTTTTCTTATCATCTCATTTAGGCCATTTGAAGTTGTAATCATGTTTTTGGACTATGGTATGTATGGAGGTTTTTCGATCTGCAAAAACAACGGTGCCATACTTGTCTAACAGAATTGGAGCTCAAATACTATCAGTGATGTTTTACCACAAGAATTCTACTAATCCCAATACCAATCATTCCGATTTGCAAAACTTGGTAACTAGTTAGCATAGTTTCTGTGagaaaaatgtgtataatctgatAGGTTTGGGTTGAATATTAGTGTGGAAGCAAAAGTAAATACCAAAACTTAAAAAAGTTTCGAATAAATGCGTTTAAGGCAGTTCCTTTTTGGGGATGTTAGAACATgtctcgattgaacccaccaatcaTCGGTATATCAAGTTTGCTTGtcaatattttagtatcaaaactcacctagagtcgcttgattaattgatagagtcaacttcgtttagtttataatagaaagtctaggaatgttgagacttacaagtattactctgaagacctgaagaatttgaagaagtatcaactgcaacgaagacatcatccttccacttgaggttaataatattgacttgatcctgtttctgaaaaagcgggggtctaacaaccacacccaatatttcgttcggcaatatttatggactaactccaatataattccaagagaatcaactagacagtcagatccaatcaaggaaatatatccacgagttatatctcaatttctcaacacgatctgcaatcgaacagatagagatctgtgatcctgattgatatgagaaataacttgagcgataccaaagaccaatgttcaagtgtaaatcaatttcaatcaacaactaaaggttgtatttaccaattgattgaactacgcacaacctgtgatattttaattatataaataaatataatgcggaaaagaaatgacacagacaccagaagttttgttaatgaggaaacctcaaatgtagaaatacccctggacctagtccagatttgaacgccatgctgtattaagccgctacatacactatcctactacaagttaacttcagagtggaatgtacttgagccctaaccaagtctcacaccgattaaggtatagtcgcgttccttacg
The nucleotide sequence above comes from Papaver somniferum cultivar HN1 chromosome 8, ASM357369v1, whole genome shotgun sequence. Encoded proteins:
- the LOC113301716 gene encoding basic form of pathogenesis-related protein 1-like, producing MSFTLLLIIFSRAFAQISPEDYLAPHNAARANVNVEPMIWDDNVAAYASEYANQRAWDCNLVHSTGPYGENLAKNDYTDLSVGDAVNMWVSEMSNYDYQSNSCQGGQCLHYTQVVWSDSVRLGCASVACGAGGTFVICSYDPQGNWVGQRPY
- the LOC113306223 gene encoding synaptotagmin-4-like, which translates into the protein MDFLPTVSVERLPEKYLPPGITSMKFSNLWLGHVAPRIGGIRVQSLNKGQITMDIDFQYIGDLSIILAIEAALAPSISRELKDLRVFTVICVIFQLTEDIPCISAVAVALLSEPNPKIDYKLKALGGNLAAIPGLSAMIDCTINTIVTDMLQWPHRIVIPIGGMPVDTSDLELEPQGKLSVTVLNANDLKNVDWIGVFDPYAVVYIRPLFKVKTKAISNNRNPVWNQTFELIVEDRETQWLILEVYDKNVARDERFGIVRLPLNDLEPGNPKEISLRLLPSLDMLRIKDEKDRGIVYYEFSREEQIAAPWETCSSKYEVHS